A region from the Hydra vulgaris chromosome 10, alternate assembly HydraT2T_AEP genome encodes:
- the LOC136086590 gene encoding phenylalanine-4-hydroxylase-like, with the protein MFTVEFGLCLQNNELKAYGAGLLSSIGELQYCFSEKSIKAPFDLEEIFATKYSLTEFQPKYFIAESFSDATNKVR; encoded by the exons atgtTCACAGTAGAGTTTGGATTATGCTTGCAGAATAATGAATTGAAAGCATATGGCGCTGGACTTTTGTCATCAATTGGAGAGCTTCAA TATTGCTTTTCTGAGAAATCCATAAAAGCTCCATTTGATCTTGAAGAAATATTTGCAACCAAATACTCTTTGACAGAATTtcaaccaaaatattttattgcagAGTCATTCAGTGATGCAACAAATAAAGTCAGGTAA